The DNA window TCAGGCCCGGCGACGCTATCACGAAGGAGGAAGAGCATGCGAAAGCGATGGGGTTCGATGGTCGCGATGTTCGGTGCGCTGATGGCGCTCGGACTCGTGGCGGTCGCTCCGGCGCACGCACAGTCGGGTCAGGCGTGGATGGGTGTGTTCACTCAGACGCTCGATGCGGATCTGCGCGATGCGATGGACTACCGCGGTGAGGGAGTGCTGGTGAATCGCGTGGTGGATGGCAGCCCGGCGGAGCGTGCCGGCATCCGCAAGGGTGACGTGCTGGTGTCGTTCAATTCGCGCAGCGTCGACTCGCCCGCCGAGCTGACGCGCTTCGTGCGCGACGCGCGGGTCGGGCAGGAATCGAGCGTGTTGCTGTGGCGGGACGGGGCGCGTCGCACGGTCGCCGTCACGCTTGGCAATCGCGAGGAAGACCGCACCGAAACGCCTCGCTGGACCGCACGGGATCGCGAGAACGACGACGATCGCGATGGCGATCACACGCGCACGTTCACGTTCCGGACTCCGGATCCGAGCGACGACGAAGACGGCGAAGACGCTCCGGACGAGAGGTGGATCGCGCCGCCGGTGCCGCGTGCCCCGCGTGCCCCGACCGCGCCGCGTGCTCCGGTGGCACCGAAGGCGCCCAGGATGTGGGCGCACGATTGGCACGATGGCGAGGTCCACGAACTGGACCTGCCGGACGTCAACGACTTCATGGGCCCCGATACCAAACGCGCGTTCGAACGCCTGGTCGGCAACGGGCGCCCGCGACTCGGAGTCGGCTACGAAGAGGCGGATCGCGGCGTGCGGATCACCAACGTGATCGACG is part of the Candidatus Eisenbacteria bacterium genome and encodes:
- a CDS encoding PDZ domain-containing protein; amino-acid sequence: MRKRWGSMVAMFGALMALGLVAVAPAHAQSGQAWMGVFTQTLDADLRDAMDYRGEGVLVNRVVDGSPAERAGIRKGDVLVSFNSRSVDSPAELTRFVRDARVGQESSVLLWRDGARRTVAVTLGNREEDRTETPRWTARDRENDDDRDGDHTRTFTFRTPDPSDDEDGEDAPDERWIAPPVPRAPRAPTAPRAPVAPKAPRMWAHDWHDGEVHELDLPDVNDFMGPDTKRAFERLVGNGRPRLGVGYEEADRGVRITNVIDGSAADRAGLRQGDLVTRVGEREVRGTDDFVNAVSGAPSGPVEITILRRGERRVVTAELPQRNRGRSDVLLRRSDDGSGPGMMKWRAERDSERPRVTVRRLRDRDRNSEDLRREIREMKLELQKLERELSEEDSDR